A genomic region of Bradyrhizobium sp. ORS 278 contains the following coding sequences:
- the mgtE gene encoding magnesium transporter: MNETLDVAPADASLADPAAMRTESGEIRPEFIAAMTAAIAAEDEAFLRAEVAELHEADLGDLIAALAPDDRVRLVELTGTDFDFSALNEVDDAVREEILEELEPETVAEGVRELETDDAVELLESLDEEDKEEILERLPPSERDVLARSLDYPEGSAGRRMQSEVITVPLGWTVGEAIDYMRETPDLPERFYEIYAVDESRHWQGAVSLDALLRARRPVPLAELIDEDRRRVTVTDDLAEVARLFGKYNLVAAPVVDAENRLAGVITIDDVVDVIEEEADEDFKAIGGVSGDEELSDSVWTIAKGRFNWLLINLATAFLASSVLGLFEGQLQQMVALAVLAPIVASQGGNAATQTMTVAVRALATRELGPSNALRVVMREALVGLVNGLAFALVTGIAAVAWFKTPGLGIVIGLAMISNLVAGALGGILIPMVLERVRADPAVASGTFVTTVTDVVGFFSFLGIATLWFGLK; this comes from the coding sequence ATGAACGAGACCCTGGACGTCGCCCCCGCCGATGCAAGTCTAGCCGATCCCGCGGCCATGCGCACCGAGTCCGGCGAGATTCGCCCCGAATTCATTGCAGCCATGACGGCGGCCATTGCCGCCGAGGACGAGGCGTTCCTGCGCGCCGAGGTCGCCGAGCTGCACGAGGCGGATCTCGGCGATCTGATCGCCGCGCTCGCTCCCGACGACCGCGTCAGGCTGGTCGAGCTGACCGGCACCGATTTCGATTTTTCCGCGCTGAACGAGGTCGACGACGCCGTCCGTGAGGAGATCCTCGAGGAGCTCGAGCCGGAGACGGTCGCCGAGGGTGTCCGCGAGCTGGAAACCGACGACGCCGTCGAGCTGCTCGAGAGCCTCGACGAGGAGGACAAGGAGGAGATCCTCGAGCGCCTGCCGCCGTCGGAGCGCGACGTGCTGGCGCGCAGCCTCGATTATCCCGAGGGCTCGGCCGGCCGGCGTATGCAGAGCGAGGTCATCACGGTTCCGCTGGGCTGGACCGTGGGCGAAGCCATCGACTACATGCGCGAGACGCCGGATCTGCCCGAGCGCTTCTACGAGATCTATGCGGTGGACGAGTCCAGGCATTGGCAGGGCGCGGTGTCGCTCGACGCGCTGCTGCGCGCGCGCCGCCCGGTGCCGCTCGCCGAGCTGATCGACGAGGATCGCCGCCGCGTCACCGTGACCGACGATCTTGCCGAGGTCGCCCGGCTGTTCGGCAAGTACAACCTCGTCGCCGCACCCGTCGTCGATGCCGAGAACCGGCTCGCCGGCGTCATCACCATCGACGACGTCGTCGACGTGATCGAGGAGGAGGCCGACGAGGACTTCAAGGCGATCGGCGGCGTGTCCGGGGACGAGGAACTGTCGGACAGCGTCTGGACCATCGCCAAGGGCCGCTTCAACTGGCTGCTGATCAATCTCGCTACCGCGTTCCTCGCGTCCTCCGTGCTCGGCCTGTTCGAGGGCCAGCTGCAGCAGATGGTGGCGCTTGCCGTGCTCGCGCCGATCGTCGCGAGCCAGGGTGGCAATGCCGCGACCCAGACCATGACGGTCGCGGTGCGTGCGCTCGCCACGCGCGAGCTCGGGCCCAGCAATGCGCTGCGCGTGGTGATGCGCGAGGCGCTGGTCGGGCTCGTCAACGGGCTGGCCTTCGCGCTCGTCACCGGGATCGCAGCGGTGGCTTGGTTCAAGACTCCGGGCCTCGGCATCGTGATCGGACTCGCGATGATCTCAAATCTCGTCGCCGGCGCGCTCGGCGGCATCCTGATCCCGATGGTGCTCGAGCGCGTCCGCGCCGATCCGGCCGTCGCCTCGGGCACGTTCGTCACCACGGTGACCGACGTGGTCGGTTTCTTCTCGTTTCTGGGCATCGCCACGCTCTGGTTCGGCTTGAAATAA